In one Hallerella porci genomic region, the following are encoded:
- a CDS encoding carbohydrate-binding protein, giving the protein MRAKQIQPIIFFQYALADSKNVERWMTEHYTESQGSGNYWRTVMVTGDQANQSKKDTVRALDVGYEIHRAFTVGNFSQYTWWYIRRCYGLIMETDFSNKLSIPTNEVGKISKRGYVLSQFARFIRPGAVRISATQKPETNVYASAYKSKGGDSIIVVLINRDYTQNKTVTVNVPNVNVSKFRVYTTNETKNVHDDGDLEVINGSVSVTMNKDCIMTLVGEVSQVVIPQEPFGGIAAKIPGKIEAENYDITGSGKGNASYYDSDSENKGGAYRQDGVDIVAIDESLKTYALGYTVAGEWLEYTVNVPTAGIYQLTLNIASGSETSSLQFLVNDQAITDTIKIPKTDSTWNVYQEIDAGKVNLAAGEQILKMQITGSFVNVDWFEFSSSKAEKDSSAKDSTTAIFRRGNVTKTGTVQLMKSQKFYDLKGRRKSSKSIR; this is encoded by the coding sequence ATGCGAGCGAAGCAAATACAGCCGATAATTTTTTTTCAGTATGCGTTAGCCGATAGCAAAAATGTAGAACGTTGGATGACGGAACATTATACCGAAAGTCAAGGCAGCGGAAATTATTGGCGAACGGTCATGGTCACAGGCGATCAAGCAAATCAATCGAAAAAAGATACGGTCCGCGCATTAGATGTGGGCTACGAAATTCATCGCGCTTTTACTGTGGGAAATTTCAGCCAATATACTTGGTGGTATATTCGCCGTTGCTACGGCTTAATCATGGAAACGGATTTTAGCAATAAGCTTTCGATTCCAACAAACGAAGTCGGAAAAATTTCGAAACGCGGTTATGTCCTTTCGCAATTTGCAAGATTTATTCGCCCGGGCGCTGTGCGCATTTCGGCAACGCAAAAGCCCGAGACAAATGTGTATGCGTCGGCGTATAAAAGCAAAGGCGGCGACTCGATCATCGTCGTTCTCATCAATCGCGATTACACGCAAAATAAAACGGTAACCGTGAATGTGCCGAATGTGAATGTGAGCAAATTCCGCGTTTACACGACGAACGAAACGAAAAATGTCCACGACGACGGTGATTTAGAAGTGATAAATGGAAGCGTTTCGGTCACGATGAATAAAGATTGCATCATGACTCTTGTCGGCGAAGTTTCTCAAGTCGTGATTCCGCAAGAACCTTTCGGCGGAATCGCAGCAAAAATCCCGGGAAAAATTGAAGCCGAAAATTATGATATAACAGGCTCGGGCAAAGGCAATGCATCGTATTACGATTCGGATAGCGAAAATAAAGGCGGCGCTTACCGCCAAGACGGCGTGGATATTGTCGCAATCGATGAATCGCTCAAAACGTATGCGTTAGGTTATACGGTTGCGGGCGAATGGCTTGAATACACGGTGAATGTACCGACTGCGGGAATTTATCAATTGACGCTGAATATCGCGAGCGGCTCGGAAACTTCGAGTTTGCAATTCTTGGTAAACGATCAAGCGATTACCGATACGATAAAAATTCCAAAGACGGATTCGACGTGGAATGTTTACCAAGAAATTGATGCGGGCAAAGTCAATCTCGCTGCGGGCGAACAAATTTTGAAAATGCAAATCACCGGAAGTTTTGTGAACGTTGATTGGTTTGAATTTTCATCGTCGAAAGCCGAGAAGGATTCGTCTGCAAAAGATTCGACGACGGCGATTTTCCGCCGTGGAAATGTCACGAAAACAGGAACGGTGCAGCTTATGAAATCGCAGAAATTTTACGATTTGAAAGGGCGCAGAAAAAGTAGCAAGTCAATTCGTTAA